A region from the Aegilops tauschii subsp. strangulata cultivar AL8/78 chromosome 5, Aet v6.0, whole genome shotgun sequence genome encodes:
- the LOC109731668 gene encoding flotillin-like protein 2, which produces MASFHVADASEYLAITGWGIDDVKLAKKAWVFVGQQCKKLCISPVNYEFEVHAMSAEKLPFILPAVFTIGPKISAIGDEAADKEELQAQLLLYAKLIAPLHHNTSHVHDLVKGVIEGETRVLAAELTMEEIFKGTKTFKEKVFDRVQLELKQFGLFIYNANVKQLVDVPGHEYFSYLGQKTQQDAANQAKVDVAEARMKGEVGAKEREGLTRQNAAKVDAETKVLSVRQMGQGQKEEAKVKAEVQVFENAREADIAAAKAELAMKKAGWDKQAKVAEVEAAKAVAIREAELQMEVEIKNAMRQTEKLKAEQLSKATVQYDTQVQDSNALLHSRQKAAEAALFEQMRTAEARKAQADAKFFEQKMAEDAKLYAKQKEAESVALVGKAKTEYVASMLQALGGNYHALRDYLMIDGGMYTEMARINAGAVNGMQPKISIWSNCGGDAGNAGGEAAAVSALQQVAGVYKMLPPLLSTVHEQTGMSPPAWMCTLPKDNAAN; this is translated from the exons ATGGCGAGTTTTCATGTCGCCGACGCGTCGGAGTACCTGGCCATCACCGGGTGGGGCATCGACGACGTGAAGCTCGCGAAGAAGGCGTGGGTGTTCGTCGGGCAGCAATGCAAGAAGCTCTGCATCTCGCCCGTCAACTACGAGTTCGAGGTGCACGCCATGAGCGCCGAGAAGCTGCCCTTCATCCTCCCCGCCGTCTTCACCATCGGCCCCAAGATCAGCGCCATCGGCGACGAGGCGGCGGACAAGGAGGAGCTCCAGGCGCAGCTCCTGCTCTACGCCAAGCTCATCGCCCCGCTGCATCACAACACCAGCCACGTCCACGACCTCGTCAAGGGGGTCATCGAGGGCGAGACCCGCGTGCTCGCCGCCGAGCTCACCATGGAGGAGATCTTCAAGGGGACCAAGACCTTCAAGGAGAAGGTGTTCGACAGGGTGCAGCTGGAGCTCAAGCAGTTCGGGCTCTTCATCTACAACGCCAACGTGAAGCAGCTGGTGGACGTGCCGGGGCACGAGTACTTCTCCTACCTCGGCCAGAAGACGCAGCAGGACGCCGCGAACCAGGCCAAGGTGGACGTGGCGGAGGCCCGGATGAAGGGGGAGGTGGGCGCcaaggagagagaggggctgaCCCGGCAGAACGCCGCCAAGGTGGACGCCGAGACCAAGGTGCTGTCGGTGCGGCAGATGGGTCAGGGGCAAAAGGAGGAGGCCAAGGTGAAGGCCGAGGTGCAGGTGTTCGAGAATGCAAGGGAGGCGGACATCGCCGCGGCCAAGGCGGAGCTGGCCATGAAGAAGGCCGGGTGGGACAAGCAGGCCAAGGTAGCCGAGGTTGAGGCGGCCAAGGCCGTCGCCATCCGCGAGGCCGAGCTCCAGATGGAGGTCGAGATTAAGAACGCCATGCGCCAGACTGAGAAGCTCAAGGCCGAGCAGCTCAGCAAAGCTACCGTGCAGTACGACACACAG GTTCAAGACTCAAACGCGCTGTTGCACAGCAGACAGAAGGCGGCCGAGGCGGCGCTGTTCGAGCAGATGAGGACGGCGGAGGCGCGCAAGGCGCAGGCGGACGCCAAGTTCTTCGAGCAGAAGATGGCCGAGGACGCCAAGCTCTACGCCAAGCAGAAGGAGGCGGAGTCGGTGGCTCTGGTGGGCAAGGCCAAGACAGAGTACGTGGCGTCCATGCTCCAGGCGCTCGGCGGCAACTACCACGCTCTCAGAGACTACCTCATGATTGACGGCGGCATGTACACGGAGATGGCCCGCATCAACGCTGGAGCAGTCAACGGCATGCAGCCCAAGATCAGCATCTGGAGTAACTGTGGTGGTGACGCCGGGAACGCAGGCGGAGAGGCTGCCGCCGTCAGCGCGCTGCAGCAGGTGGCCGGGGTCTACAAGATGCTTCCGCCGCTTCTGTCGACGGTGCACGAGCAGACGGGGATGTCGCCGCCGGCGTGGATGTGTACTCTGCCCAAGGACAATGCTGCCAACTAA